In Chryseobacterium gleum, a single genomic region encodes these proteins:
- a CDS encoding acetyl-CoA C-acyltransferase, with protein MKEVFIVAAKRTPVGGFMGSLSGFTAPQLGAIAIKNSFESLGLTPEHIDSVYMGNVLSAGLGQSPARQAAIFAGIPVDKDATTINKVCASGMKAAMIGAQQIQLGLENIVMTGGMESMSNVPHYVKLRQGNKLGDTSLTDGLIKDGLWDVYNDFHMGSAAELGVKKYGLTRQQLDEYALFSYQRAQEAAQNGKFGNELIPISIESKKGTITVDKDEDIDKLIPEKISLLKPAFEADGTLTAANSSNLNDGAAAILLGSQEAIERYHLNPLARIVAYADAAQAPEWFTTSPSVAIQKILKQTGLTLSDIDYFEINEAYSSVILSNQQILGYDLSKVNVYGGAVALGHPIGASGARIVTTLVNVLRQEKGRYGIAAICNGGGGASAILIENIG; from the coding sequence ATGAAAGAAGTATTTATTGTAGCAGCAAAACGAACCCCTGTTGGTGGTTTTATGGGAAGCCTTTCCGGCTTTACAGCTCCTCAGCTTGGGGCTATTGCCATAAAGAACAGCTTTGAAAGCCTTGGACTTACTCCGGAACATATTGACAGTGTATATATGGGAAATGTACTGAGTGCAGGACTTGGGCAATCGCCGGCAAGACAGGCTGCAATTTTTGCAGGAATTCCTGTTGATAAAGACGCCACAACAATCAACAAGGTTTGCGCATCAGGAATGAAAGCGGCCATGATTGGGGCTCAGCAGATCCAGCTTGGATTGGAAAATATCGTTATGACAGGAGGAATGGAAAGTATGAGCAATGTTCCGCATTACGTAAAACTACGGCAGGGAAACAAATTAGGAGATACCAGCCTCACTGATGGATTGATAAAGGACGGACTGTGGGATGTCTATAATGATTTTCACATGGGAAGTGCAGCAGAATTAGGTGTGAAAAAGTATGGATTAACAAGGCAGCAGCTTGATGAATATGCACTGTTTTCCTATCAGAGGGCGCAGGAAGCAGCCCAAAATGGTAAATTTGGTAATGAACTGATCCCAATATCGATTGAAAGTAAAAAAGGAACAATAACTGTTGATAAAGACGAAGATATTGACAAATTGATTCCGGAGAAAATTTCTCTCCTTAAACCTGCATTTGAAGCAGACGGAACACTGACCGCTGCCAACTCCAGTAATCTGAACGACGGAGCAGCAGCCATCCTGTTAGGCTCTCAGGAAGCTATAGAGCGCTATCATCTGAATCCTTTGGCCAGAATCGTAGCTTATGCTGATGCAGCCCAGGCTCCGGAATGGTTTACCACTTCTCCGTCTGTAGCGATTCAGAAAATCCTGAAACAGACAGGCCTCACTTTATCCGATATTGATTATTTCGAAATCAATGAAGCCTATTCCTCTGTTATTTTATCTAACCAGCAGATTCTCGGCTATGATCTCAGCAAAGTGAATGTATATGGTGGGGCAGTTGCTTTGGGACATCCAATTGGCGCTTCAGGAGCAAGAATCGTTACCACTCTTGTCAATGTACTTCGTCAGGAAAAAGGAAGATACGGTATAGCTGCCATCTGTAATGGAGGAGGAGGCGCTTCAGCAATTCTTATTGAAAATATAGGTTAA
- a CDS encoding endonuclease V: MIYAFDTYYYEDYANTVCIAFEDWTSEKEVETFIEQTPVSSEYESGAFYKRELPCILSLLTKIALRPGDIIIVDGYVTLDNDGKIGLGGHLYEALEIKCPIVGVAKNEFTTPDSQRRSVFRGESKTPLFVTARGIDVDEAKLMLEKMHGNYRIPTLLKKLDQLSRA; the protein is encoded by the coding sequence ATGATTTACGCATTTGATACCTACTATTATGAAGATTATGCCAATACCGTATGTATTGCATTTGAAGACTGGACATCTGAAAAAGAAGTGGAAACCTTTATAGAACAAACACCTGTAAGTTCGGAATATGAAAGTGGAGCCTTTTACAAGAGAGAATTACCCTGCATTTTGAGTCTGCTGACAAAAATTGCATTAAGGCCAGGAGATATTATCATTGTTGACGGATATGTTACTTTGGATAATGACGGGAAAATAGGACTGGGAGGACATCTTTACGAAGCATTGGAAATCAAATGTCCTATCGTTGGAGTGGCAAAAAATGAATTCACAACTCCGGATTCTCAACGCAGAAGCGTATTCCGTGGAGAAAGCAAAACTCCGCTTTTTGTTACTGCCAGGGGAATTGATGTGGATGAAGCTAAACTGATGCTGGAAAAGATGCATGGCAATTACAGAATACCAACACTGCTGAAAAAACTGGACCAGCTGAGCAGAGCATAA
- a CDS encoding VOC family protein has translation MKPTVKSIRPFIGAKDFKISRDFYRDLGFEEIVLEPKLSLFIREEIGFYLQDYYTKDWVDNTMVFMEVDNTDEFWKELLSLRLTEKYKNVKLTPVRTMDWGKECFVHDPSGILWHFGEFFKKEI, from the coding sequence ATGAAACCAACAGTTAAATCCATCAGACCTTTTATTGGTGCAAAGGACTTTAAGATCAGCAGAGACTTTTACAGGGATCTGGGATTTGAAGAAATTGTTCTGGAGCCAAAACTCTCCCTGTTTATAAGGGAAGAAATAGGCTTTTATCTTCAGGATTATTATACAAAAGACTGGGTTGACAATACTATGGTTTTTATGGAAGTTGACAACACCGATGAGTTTTGGAAAGAACTTTTGTCTTTGAGACTTACAGAAAAATATAAAAATGTGAAGCTTACTCCCGTAAGAACAATGGATTGGGGGAAAGAATGTTTTGTACATGATCCGTCGGGAATTTTGTGGCATTTCGGTGAGTTTTTTAAGAAAGAAATATGA
- a CDS encoding M28 family metallopeptidase codes for MKKILIPLFAMAMMTSCGTAKISDGNASHPVSTKHNKAFNNAYKEINAADLKKNLYVIAADDMEGRDTGSKGQKKAGEYIVNYYKSLGISAPKALHSYYQKVPAEFMKKRGGGNLPDSENILAFIEGSEKPEEIVVVSAHYDHVGTKNGVVYNGADDDGSGTVAVMEIAKAFQQAKKAGKGPKRSVLFLHVTGEEHGLFGSEFYSENPVFPLANTVADLNIDMIGRDDPANRGKQYVYVIGSDMLSSQLKVINEAANKRTNNLELNYKYDDLNDPEQLYYRSDHYNFAKHNIPVAFFFDGIHEDYHKPTDDPEKIDYQLLEKRTQLIFTTAWDIANREERLVVDRK; via the coding sequence ATGAAAAAAATACTTATTCCGTTATTTGCAATGGCGATGATGACCAGTTGCGGAACGGCAAAAATATCTGACGGAAACGCTTCACATCCCGTTTCAACAAAACATAATAAAGCATTTAACAATGCCTATAAAGAAATTAATGCAGCGGATTTAAAGAAAAACCTGTATGTGATTGCAGCAGATGATATGGAAGGACGTGACACCGGAAGCAAAGGGCAGAAAAAAGCGGGTGAGTATATCGTTAACTATTATAAAAGCTTGGGAATTTCAGCGCCTAAAGCACTACATTCTTACTATCAGAAAGTTCCGGCTGAATTCATGAAAAAAAGAGGAGGAGGAAACCTTCCTGATTCCGAAAATATTCTTGCCTTTATCGAAGGAAGTGAAAAACCTGAGGAAATTGTGGTGGTCTCTGCCCACTATGATCACGTAGGGACCAAAAACGGAGTAGTATACAACGGGGCAGACGATGACGGAAGCGGAACTGTAGCTGTAATGGAAATTGCCAAAGCATTCCAGCAGGCTAAAAAAGCAGGAAAAGGGCCTAAAAGATCTGTTTTGTTCCTACATGTTACCGGAGAAGAGCATGGGTTGTTTGGCTCAGAGTTTTATTCAGAAAATCCTGTTTTTCCATTAGCCAATACTGTTGCAGATCTTAATATAGATATGATAGGACGTGATGATCCTGCCAACAGGGGAAAACAGTATGTGTACGTAATTGGTTCTGACATGTTAAGTTCTCAGCTTAAAGTAATTAATGAAGCTGCAAATAAAAGAACGAACAACTTGGAACTGAATTACAAATATGATGATTTAAATGACCCTGAGCAGTTGTATTACCGTTCAGACCACTATAATTTTGCCAAGCATAATATTCCTGTAGCATTTTTCTTTGATGGTATTCATGAAGACTATCATAAGCCAACAGATGATCCTGAAAAGATTGATTATCAGTTGCTGGAGAAAAGAACCCAACTTATTTTCACCACTGCATGGGACATTGCCAACAGGGAAGAAAGACTGGTAGTTGACAGAAAATAA
- a CDS encoding aminotransferase class I/II-fold pyridoxal phosphate-dependent enzyme: MDKIYGFTHYSFFTEMSELAARHGSFDLSLGLPDFDIDERLRVFLKEAADEQTHHYEPLAGNPLLIESIIRFNAKRLHKISITTNEVTVVPCATFALYTSLKSVINQNDEVIIIQPSYYTYGPAVVMNGGIPVYYDLQEDFTINWDLFKNCITEKTKAIIVNSPQNPTGKIWTKEDWHQLYELIKDQNIYLISEEIYDTYCYDETEHYSSFIHPGLREKTFCIFSFGKMFHTSGWKVSYMLTSEALTKKFRCHQQYISYGANAPAQFAIAKYLDVFNPDINKKLMQKKRDIFNEMIKETPFQIEQQAEGSVFQVVNFRNISKNMTDVEFSKWLTIEKKVSCLPLSAFYNSRQNSDYVRFSFAKKDELIIKALEYLRKNL; encoded by the coding sequence GTGGATAAAATTTACGGATTTACACATTACTCCTTTTTTACGGAAATGTCTGAACTGGCAGCCAGACACGGAAGCTTTGATCTTTCTCTGGGACTTCCCGATTTTGATATTGATGAACGCCTAAGGGTATTTTTAAAAGAAGCTGCAGACGAGCAGACCCATCATTATGAACCTCTCGCAGGAAACCCTCTCCTGATTGAAAGTATTATCCGTTTCAACGCAAAAAGACTCCATAAAATTTCTATTACAACCAATGAAGTTACTGTTGTACCATGTGCAACCTTTGCTTTATATACCTCCCTCAAATCTGTTATTAATCAGAATGATGAAGTGATCATTATTCAGCCGTCTTATTATACCTATGGACCTGCTGTTGTCATGAATGGGGGAATTCCTGTTTATTATGATCTTCAAGAAGACTTTACCATCAACTGGGACTTGTTTAAAAACTGTATTACTGAAAAAACAAAAGCAATCATTGTCAATTCTCCCCAGAATCCAACCGGAAAAATATGGACAAAGGAAGACTGGCATCAGTTATATGAACTGATTAAAGACCAGAATATCTATTTGATTTCCGAAGAAATATATGATACTTACTGCTACGATGAAACGGAACACTACAGTTCTTTCATTCATCCGGGGCTCAGGGAAAAGACCTTCTGTATTTTTTCTTTTGGCAAAATGTTTCATACTTCCGGGTGGAAAGTAAGCTATATGCTCACTTCTGAAGCTTTAACAAAGAAATTTCGATGCCATCAACAATATATTTCCTACGGCGCCAATGCTCCGGCTCAATTTGCGATCGCAAAATATCTTGATGTATTTAATCCGGATATCAATAAAAAGCTCATGCAGAAGAAAAGAGATATTTTTAATGAAATGATTAAAGAAACCCCTTTTCAGATCGAACAACAAGCGGAAGGAAGTGTTTTTCAGGTTGTTAATTTCAGAAATATTTCTAAAAACATGACCGATGTAGAGTTTTCAAAGTGGCTGACGATTGAGAAAAAGGTTTCGTGTCTCCCACTTTCGGCTTTTTATAATTCGAGACAGAATTCGGATTATGTCAGGTTCAGTTTTGCTAAAAAAGATGAACTGATTATTAAGGCACTGGAATATTTGAGAAAGAACCTTTAA